The Sorex araneus isolate mSorAra2 chromosome X, mSorAra2.pri, whole genome shotgun sequence DNA segment tcttcGTCGGTGGCAGCGCCGGGCCAGTGTCGCGGCTTCCTCTCGGCGCCGGTGTTCGCCGGGACACACTCCGGGCgcgcggcagcggcggcggccgcggcggccgcggcggcggcggcggcggcctcgGGCTTCTCCTACCCCGGGACCTCGGAGCGCGCGGGCTCCGCCTCATCCTCGTCGTCCTCGGCGGTGGTCGCGGCGCGCCCAGAGGCTCCGGCCGCCAAAGAGTGCCCGGCGCCCGGCGCAGCCGCCGCAGCgccccccggcgccccggcgctgGGCTACGGCTACCACTTCGGCAACGGCTACTATAGCTGCCGCATGTCGCACGGCGTGGGCTTGCAACAGAACGCGCTCAAGTCGTCGCCGCACGCCTCGCTCGGAGGCTTCCCGGTGGAGAAGTACATGGACGTGTCTGGGCTGGCAAGCAGCAGCGTGCCAGCCAACGAGGTGCCCGGACGAGCCAAGGAGGTGTCCTTTTACCAGGGCTACACGAGTCCCTACCAGCACGTGCCTGGCTACATCGACATGGTATCCACCTTCGGCTCCGGGGAGCCACGGCACGAGGCGTACATCTCCATGGAGGGCTACCAGTCCTGGACGCTGGCCAACGGGTGGAACAGCCAGGTGTACTGCGCCAAAGAGCAGCCCCAGGGCTCCCACTTTTGGAAATCATC contains these protein-coding regions:
- the HOXD13 gene encoding homeobox protein Hox-D13, which encodes MSRAGIWDMDALRADGGAAAAAPASSSSSSSSSVAAPGQCRGFLSAPVFAGTHSGRAAAAAAAAAAAAAAAASGFSYPGTSERAGSASSSSSSAVVAARPEAPAAKECPAPGAAAAAPPGAPALGYGYHFGNGYYSCRMSHGVGLQQNALKSSPHASLGGFPVEKYMDVSGLASSSVPANEVPGRAKEVSFYQGYTSPYQHVPGYIDMVSTFGSGEPRHEAYISMEGYQSWTLANGWNSQVYCAKEQPQGSHFWKSSFPGDVALNQPDMCVYRRGRKKRVPYTKLQLKELENEYAINKFINKDKRRRISAATNLSERQVTIWFQNRRVKDKKIVSKLKDTVS